CAACTTGGGCTTACTTATTTGTTTATTGCACATGATCTTTCGATGGTAAAACATATAAGCAATAGAGTTGGCGTAATGTATCTGGGCAAGCTTGTAGAGCTTGCAGAAAGCAATGAGCTTTATGAAAGACCTTTGCATCCTTACACACAGGCATTGCTTTCGGCAATACCTATTCCTGACCCGAAGATTTCAAGACAGCGTACAAGGATTATACTGGAGGGCGATGTTCCAAGCCCGTTAAATCCACCGAGTGGATGCAGATTCAGAACAAGGTGCAAGTATGCATTTGACAGGTGCAAAGAGGAAGAGCCACAGCTAAAAGATGTTGGAGGCGGTCATTACGTGGCTTGTCATCTAATGGATAGAAAGTAGATGGCAGGCTGCGAAAAGATATAAAAAATTTTATTAGGCGTTTGCAAAATAGATGAAAATGTGAGCAATAAAATGGAAATGAAGTAATAGAGAACAAGGCAGATGATAAGTATAAGTATTTACAGATGCCATTATATAGCATTGCAAACAATAAAAGCATATACCAGACAAATGGTAAGTAATACCAAACTAAAAGAAGACAAAGTAATCCTAAACCCTTTTGAAAGTGATTGTTAAAGGGCTTTTAGATGAAGAAGAAAGTTTATGCAGAATAAGCAAAAAGGAATTTGTTAGAAGCTGAAGTTAGGCTTACGCTATAAGTTTTTTAAGTTTTTGAAGTTTTTTGTAAGTAATGTTTTTATGAGATTCTAAGATAAAGTAAGAGAGAATAAAAATCAAAAGCATACAGATGGCGGAGAGCAAGAGGTCAGAAAAAAGTGAAGTATGGTCATAGGAGAATAATGTATCATGACCGAGGAAAGACTTTAACTGGAAGATAGTTTGCTCTATAGTAACTCTTGATTTGTAAAGTTTTTCAAATTCATTAGAATTTCTGTCTATGCCAGGGAAGTTGCGCAGGTCAGAGTCCGGGTAGGTATAAAACATTCTACCAGATTTAGAAGAAGTACAGGGATGAGGGCAGTTGCAAAAGCGTTTACCATCTTTAATTTGAGAGCAAGGGCAACGCCACTTGATACGTGGTAAGCGATTTTTGCCATTACACAAGCCTTCACGGATAAAAGGCTTGTTAAGCTTATTACAAAAGGGCACACCTTCTGGAGAAATAGAGATATTTGGGTCGGAAGTAGGCGAGGTTGAATTTGATTTTGAGCCCCTTGGGTTTATAGGGATAATAGCTTTAGAGAATTTAAAGTTATTTATTAAAGTAGAGTAAATTGCATATGAGTCGAGAGCGCTATCAGCAATGAAGGTTGAGAAAGGGTTTTGGAAGTTCTTATTCAAATTAATTAGAGCAGGGATAAGAGCTTTTGAATCGGAGATAGCTTTAGCACAGGATGGGTCAGATGTATCAGCTTGAGGGAAAGTAAAAGCAGGAGAGATTACAAGAGGGATACCAAAGCCATTGGTTAGGATAGAGAATTTATAAGCATAGCAGAAATGACCATTAGCGAACATACGAGTGATATATGGTGAAGCAGAAGCAGTTTGAGGGAGATTAGAATATGTAAGAGAATAGACAAGATGAGATTGTAGGTCAGGGTTTTGTGACTTAGTTTTTTTAAGTTGTGATTGAATGAATTTAGGATTATTTTCTTTGACCCTGGGTTCTAAAGCGGTAGTATCGAAGATGATAGTAGAAGCAAGGTCAGGGTTTATTTTAAGGGCGATATTATGGGCATAGTTTGCGATATTGTAGAAAAGTTTTTCAATCTCATGGCAGAAGATTTTTCTGAATCTTGAGAAGGTAAAGATGGAAGGTATTTTATTGAAGTTGCAAAAGATTCTGAGCTGATAAGAGTTGATCAGGATAGCGCGCAGCCAAGTTAATGTAGTGAGTTTGAGGATTTTTTGTACAAAGAAAGCACGGAGCATAGATTGCAAAGAGAAATCTCTTTGTCTTCCGAAGTATTTGTAGTAAATTTTGAAGAAGGATGCAGGTATGAACTGGTTTAAATCGATGAAATTGCTGAAAAAGCCGAGCAAAGTGTGAGGGCTGCTAAGAAGCAACGTTTTTAACGTGCTCGTAGAGATCTAAAAAAGATAGTTGTTTGTTTTGGTTTTTGAACATTTTATCTTCCTCCTCATAGAAAGTATGTTTTATATAGATAAATTTTACACTATCTATAAGGAGGAAGGAAGACTTTTTTAGAAGTTTTGAAGAGCTTGATAACGCTCATCTTGAGCGTTTATGCAAAAGGCTAATATAAAAAATTTTATAAAAGGGAGGAGAGCTTTTATGAAAAAGCGTCTTATTGCTGCGTTTATTTTGGTAATGTTTCTTGTAACAGGTCTTTTTATTAACTCCAATTACAAGTCAACAGAGGCAGCTTCAAAGCAGGTTCTAACCTATATCAATGGTGCAGAGCCAAGATATTTGGACCCTGCTTTGAATAATGCAGCAGATGGTGCAAATATTATAATCAATGTCTTTGAAGGTTTGACAAAGGTTGATGTTAAAAGTAAAAAAACTGTGCCTGGTATGGCTGAAAAATGGACAGTTTCAAAAGATGGCCTTACTTACACATTCTATCTAAGGAAAAATGCAAAGTGGTCAGATGGCAAACCTGTTACAGCATATGATTTTGAGTATGCATGGAAGAGAGCTTTAGATCCAAAAACAGCATCAGAATATGCTTATCAGCTTTTCTACATCAAGAATGGTAGAAAGTTTAATGAAGGGAAAGCCAAAGCATCTGATGTTGGTGTAAAAGCTCTGAATGAAACAACATTGCAGGTTAAATTGGAATCACCAACACCATATTTTATTGATTTGACAAACTTCCCAACATACTTCCCTGTAAGAAAAGATATTGTAGAAAAATATGGTGAGAAATGGCAAACTGATCCAAAGACATATATTGGAAATGGACCTTTTAAGATGACAAAATGGGTTCATAATTCATATACTGAACTTGTGAAGAATCCTAATTATTGGGATGCTAAGTCGATCACTCTTGAAAAAATAGTTTTTAAACTCTCAGAAGATGAAAGATCTAACCTTCTTGCTTATGAAGCAAGACAAGTTGATGGTGCAGAAGGTATACCCACCGATGAGATTGATAGACTGAAGAAGAATGGCGAACTCAAGACAGCTCCTTTACTTGGAACATACTACTATCTTGTCAACTGTAAGATGAAACCATTTAATGATCCAAGAGTAAGACGTGCTCTATCTCTTGCAATTGACAGAAAATACATTGTTGATAAGATTGGCAAGCTCAATCAGAAACCAGCAACAGGTTTTGTTCCATATGATATAAAAGGTATTAGTAAAGATTTTAGAATAGAAAGTGGCAGCTTTCTGCCAGAAAAGGCAGATTTGGCAACAGCTAAGAAGCTTTTAGCTGAAGCGGGTTATCCAAATGGGAAAGGATTTCCTGAAGTAGAGATAATCTACAATACCAGCGAAGGGCATAAGAAGATTGCTGAAGCAATTCAAAATATGTGGCAACAACTTGGACTCAAAGTTAAGATTTCCAATATGGAATGGAAAGTTTTGCTCCAGAGAAGACAGAATAAAGACTTCATGGTTGCGCGTGATGGTTGGGTGGGCGACTACATGGATCCCATGACTTTCTTGGATTTATTTACATCATACAGTGAGAACAATAATACAAACTGGAGCGATAAAAAATACGATTCGCTGATTGATTTGGCTAAAAAGACAGTTGATCCCAAGCAAAGAATGAAATATTTAATGCAAGCTGAAAAGATTTTGATGGATCAAAGTGTTGTGATTCCAATATACTTCTACACAAAAGGGTATCTGTTAAGAGATTATGTTAAGAATTATTATATTTCTCCACTTGGATTCAACTACTTCATGTACGCAAAGATTGTAAAGTAAAAAAGATAGGAGTAAAATATAAAGGGAAGGGCTATTAAATTGGCTCTTCCCTTTTTAATTAAAGAACACGAAATGACATTATGTTTTATTATTATGTAAAGAAAAGGCAGGTGGTGTATGAATGATTAGAACAAATCTTAAAAAAACTCTGGTTTTGATCATTCTCATGGGTTTTGCTGCATTTTTGCTACAGGGGTGTTCAAATACTACAGATGATATTAACAAAAAAGTAAGAATTGTTCTTGTTGGCAATTTCATTGGCGATGAAAATGCTCAAAAACTTGTCTCTGAGCTTGAAAAAAAGTCGAAAGACAAAGTTTACATTGACCAGATTCTCTACACAGGAGAGACTCCCAAATCTGAGCAAGAGTTTGCATTTATGCAAAAACTCATGGTAATGCTTGCCGCCGGTGAGGGTGATATCTATGTCCTTGATAAAAAGCTATTTACAAACTATGCTCAAAATGGAGCGTTTTATTCTTTAAAATCTTTTGTGAGTAAAAACAGGTTAAATAAGTTTATTGATGATACATGTTATGTTAAAGAAAAAGATAAATCTTCAAAGGATTTATATGGTATTAAAGCCGACAGTTCTGAAATACTCAAAAAGTATGGATTTGATACCACAAATAAATATCTGACAGTTTACATCAGAAGCAATAAATTTGCAAGAGCACAGAAAGTGTTGCTTGCCCTTCTAAATGGCAAGTAAGTAATTTACAATAAGGTATATTCCATAAAAAATGCTTTTTTCAGAAGCATCAAAGAAAGGTGAGTGCAAAGGATTTTCTCCTTTGCCATTTTCTTTTATTCCAAGCCTGAAATAAAAAGAGGGAACTTCTTTGCAGTAAAAAGCAAAATCCTCGGCTGTAAAGCTGATTTGTGCATTCAGCACATTTTTGCTACCAAGCAGCCTTTTTGATAAATTTGAAAACTCTTCAGCAACCTGAGAATTATTTATTAAAAGTGGATATTGGAAATAGTAATTGATATTGACATCACAGTTGAACTTTTCAGCCGAGAACTTTGCCAATTTTTGTAGGTTTGTGTATACAAATTTTTGAATCTCATCGTCGAATGTTCTTACAGTGCCTTTTATTTTGCATGTGTTTGCAATGACGTTATAGGTTTCACCGCTTAAAATAGATGAAAAAGATACATGAAACGGAGATGTCTTTTTTGAGTATGCATTTAAAAAATTGTTCATGCTTTGAATAAAGTCTATTGCCGGGTAGATTGGATTTCTTGTGAGCTCTGGCATTGCAGCATGCCCGCCTTTTCCAATAAATTCTATTTCAAAGTCATCCACGCTTGCCATAATGGCACCATTTGATACTTCAATCATTCCTACATCGAGATTGGGCCATACATGAAATCCTATCATCTTTTTAACATCTGGATTTTTAAGCCCTCCTTCTTCAATAACTTTTTTTGCACCTCCGGGCCCTTCTTCTGCAGGTTGAAATATAAACTTCACACATTTTTTGTATCCAATATCAACCAGCGTTTTTGCCACTCCCAGCACAATTGCCATGTGAAAGTCATGACCGCAGGCATGTTTGGGTTTTCCATCCACAAGGATGGCATCCATATCAGCTCTGATTGCAATACACTCTTCAGATCTGTTGAGAAGTCCAATTACTCCTGTTCTGGCAACAGGGTAGTTTTCTATTCCCCATTCGGTTAGCGTTTTTATTATGAACTCCTGTGTTTTATATTCCTCAAAAGAAAGCTCAGCTATGTTGTGCAGCTGTCTTTGAATATTCTCAAACATTTTCAGATTTTTTTGGATTGCTTCTGCAATCCTGTTTTGTTTCAAATCCATTGTATATTCACACTCCTTTTATGAGATTGAGTTTAAAACATCTCTTATCTTTTCTACTCCGGTTTTAAGCTCAAGATTGCTACAGTTCAGAAAACTTACTCTGAAGAAGTTAACAGAATCTGGCTTGTGGTAAAAACATGTATGAGGTTGTATGAGTACCTTTTCGGCTTTTAGCCTGTTGTAAATATATGCCGAAGAAATTTTTGATGGCAGCCAGAATGATACAAAAATACCTTTTGGCTGTTGAGTAAACAGTCTTTTTAAGAGATTATACTCTTTCATCAAGTCTAAAAATAGTTTCTGCTTTTCCTGAATGTATAATTTCAAATTTTGGATATACATGTCAAAGTAATTTTTCAAAAAATGCGCAAAAGATACCTGAATGAACAGCGATGTTGAAATATCAGCAGTAGATTTAAAATATGCAACCTCATCAGAAAACTCTCGTGGTGCCACCACAAAACCAATTCTCAGAGCCGGCATGGTTATTGTTGAAAAGCTTTTTATATAGAAAACTCTATCTGCTTTATCATAAGCCTTCACAGGAAAACTTTCTTCATCCACATCACTTAAAAAATCATCCTCAATGATGTAAAATTTATATTTTTCAGCAATCTCACATAAATATCTCTTATATTCCTCGGTATATGAAATCCCGGTTGGATTTTGAGAAAACGGAATTATATAAATTGCTTTCGGAGAAAATTTTTTAATATAGAGTTCAATTTGCTCCATCTGGTCTATATCAATTCCGACAATGTTCAGATGCATATTGCTGAAGATATGATATGCTCCCAAATACGAAGGATTTTCCATAAACACTGTATCGCCCGGCTTTAGGAAGCTTTTTGTCACAATTTCTATCCCCTGCTGAGCACCCGAGACAATTGTTATATTTGAGGATTCAGTGTATATTTTGAATTTTTTTAAGTATTCTTCAACAAGATATTCCTTCAAAGGGTTTTTGAAAGGCTCAGTATAATCAAAAATTTGTGGACCAAAGCTTTCAATTGCAGCATTTATTGATGATTTAAACTCTTCAATGGGATACAAGTTATATGGCAGTTTTGAAGATGAAAGGTTTATGGCTTCAGCCACAAGGGTCCCCGGTATCTCTTCTTCAAATATCACTTTATCCTGATATTCATTGTACACAACATAGTATCCACTGCCTGCAACTGCCTTAACATATCCCTCAAGCTGAAGCTGATTTAAGGCTTTTGTCACAGTAGAGAGGTTGATATTTAAATCCCTGCAGAGTTTCCTGACAGGTGGGAGTTTGCTCATATAACCATACTCACCGGATAAAATCTTCTCTTTGATGGCTTCATAGAGCTGAACATAAAGAGGTTTTTTTGAACTTTTATCAAGCTGTATCGATACAGACATAGCCATCCAGCCTTTACTCAAAGTTTATTTTAATTATAATAAAATGGACAGAAAGATTCAACAAATTATATCGATACGGAGGTGCAATTTTATGAGCGAAGTTGTAAACGTAAATGATCGATACGAACTGAACAAAAACCTTGCACAGATGTTAAAAGGTGGTGTTATAATGGACGTGACATCACCACAGGAGGCAGAGATTGCTGAAAAAGCGGGCGCTGTTGCTGTTATGGCTCTTCAAAAAGTTCCGGCAGACCTGCGCAAAGAAGGCAAGGTTGCGAGGATGGCTGACCCAAAAATT
The Caldicellulosiruptor morganii DNA segment above includes these coding regions:
- a CDS encoding peptide ABC transporter substrate-binding protein, with translation MKKRLIAAFILVMFLVTGLFINSNYKSTEAASKQVLTYINGAEPRYLDPALNNAADGANIIINVFEGLTKVDVKSKKTVPGMAEKWTVSKDGLTYTFYLRKNAKWSDGKPVTAYDFEYAWKRALDPKTASEYAYQLFYIKNGRKFNEGKAKASDVGVKALNETTLQVKLESPTPYFIDLTNFPTYFPVRKDIVEKYGEKWQTDPKTYIGNGPFKMTKWVHNSYTELVKNPNYWDAKSITLEKIVFKLSEDERSNLLAYEARQVDGAEGIPTDEIDRLKKNGELKTAPLLGTYYYLVNCKMKPFNDPRVRRALSLAIDRKYIVDKIGKLNQKPATGFVPYDIKGISKDFRIESGSFLPEKADLATAKKLLAEAGYPNGKGFPEVEIIYNTSEGHKKIAEAIQNMWQQLGLKVKISNMEWKVLLQRRQNKDFMVARDGWVGDYMDPMTFLDLFTSYSENNNTNWSDKKYDSLIDLAKKTVDPKQRMKYLMQAEKILMDQSVVIPIYFYTKGYLLRDYVKNYYISPLGFNYFMYAKIVK
- a CDS encoding M20 family metallopeptidase translates to MDLKQNRIAEAIQKNLKMFENIQRQLHNIAELSFEEYKTQEFIIKTLTEWGIENYPVARTGVIGLLNRSEECIAIRADMDAILVDGKPKHACGHDFHMAIVLGVAKTLVDIGYKKCVKFIFQPAEEGPGGAKKVIEEGGLKNPDVKKMIGFHVWPNLDVGMIEVSNGAIMASVDDFEIEFIGKGGHAAMPELTRNPIYPAIDFIQSMNNFLNAYSKKTSPFHVSFSSILSGETYNVIANTCKIKGTVRTFDDEIQKFVYTNLQKLAKFSAEKFNCDVNINYYFQYPLLINNSQVAEEFSNLSKRLLGSKNVLNAQISFTAEDFAFYCKEVPSFYFRLGIKENGKGENPLHSPFFDASEKSIFYGIYLIVNYLLAI
- a CDS encoding aminotransferase-like domain-containing protein, with product MSVSIQLDKSSKKPLYVQLYEAIKEKILSGEYGYMSKLPPVRKLCRDLNINLSTVTKALNQLQLEGYVKAVAGSGYYVVYNEYQDKVIFEEEIPGTLVAEAINLSSSKLPYNLYPIEEFKSSINAAIESFGPQIFDYTEPFKNPLKEYLVEEYLKKFKIYTESSNITIVSGAQQGIEIVTKSFLKPGDTVFMENPSYLGAYHIFSNMHLNIVGIDIDQMEQIELYIKKFSPKAIYIIPFSQNPTGISYTEEYKRYLCEIAEKYKFYIIEDDFLSDVDEESFPVKAYDKADRVFYIKSFSTITMPALRIGFVVAPREFSDEVAYFKSTADISTSLFIQVSFAHFLKNYFDMYIQNLKLYIQEKQKLFLDLMKEYNLLKRLFTQQPKGIFVSFWLPSKISSAYIYNRLKAEKVLIQPHTCFYHKPDSVNFFRVSFLNCSNLELKTGVEKIRDVLNSIS